A single Lolium perenne isolate Kyuss_39 chromosome 6, Kyuss_2.0, whole genome shotgun sequence DNA region contains:
- the LOC139832483 gene encoding uncharacterized protein has product MRRWFSQLILAGPARSWWENVKAMQAADHVITWEEFVTKFRKAHIPSGLIKIKRDEFFNLKQNNGSVVDYLDKFNTLARYAPEDTDTDEKKRDRFLNGLREEIQSILVVVPYPDLEALVDAAIMVESKRKAAYETRKRKIQQ; this is encoded by the coding sequence ATGAGAAGGTGGTTCTCGCAACTCATTCTCGCTGGACCTGCAAGGTCTTGGTGGGAGAACGTCAAGGCGATGCAAGCAGCTGACCATGTGATCACTTGGGAGGAATTTGTCACCAAGTTCCGCAAGGCACACATTCCGTCGGGCTTAATCAAGATTAAGAGAGATGAGTTCTTCAATCTCAAGCAAAACAATGGTAGTGTGGTGGACTACCTCGACAAGTTCAATACCCTGGCTAGGTATGCACCCGAAGATACTGACACTGATGAGAAGAAGAGGGACCGATTCCTTAATGGTCTACGTGAAGAAATCCAGAGTATCCTCGTAGTTGTTCCCTACCCCGACCTTGAAGCACTGGTGGATGCCGCCATCATGGTGGAGTCCAAGCGCAAGGCAGCCTATGAGACCCGCAAGCGCAAGATACAGCAGTAG